CTTCCGCCGCCTGGCTCAAAGCCTCGTCATCGGTGAGCATCTGCACCCGGAAGAGGGCCTCCTGGGCGTTGGAGCGCAGGTCGTAGGCGCGGACTCGCACCGCGCCGGGGTCCTCGTGTGGTGGTTGTTCATGTTCGCAGAACCAGAGATGCACCAGGCAGCGGCGGTAGTTGATGAGTGCGCCGGCGTAGGCGGAGTAGGCATCGAGCCGCTCCTGCCGGAGCCTCTCATGGCGGGTGAACTGATGCCCCTTGTCGGTGGTGCGCTGCTGAAACGCCAGGGTGAGCCCTGAGCCGAGCAGGGTTCCCAGAACGGCTATGGCACTGGCGATGATGGTCTCCACACACCAAGCTGATCACGTATCGCCGACCGGGCGCAGTACAAGCCCTGTCTCACGCCAACACGCTTTCCAACTGGGTTGGTGGGGTGGTGGGGTATGTGCAGGGGCGTTCAACTGGGTTCATGGGCGGACGGCCCGTACGTCGTGTCCGGCGTGAGGTCGCCTGTGAACGACCGTGAACGGGGCTGAATGAGACGAAAACCGAGACGGGCGCCTCCCGCCCTCCGGCACCACCGGCCGGGAGGGAAGTCCCTTACCTTCTCGATGACCCCGGTGAATCCCACGACGGGCCGACCGGCTGAGTCGTCCGACCGGCCAGATCGATGGTCGAACAACATCGTTCCACGACAGGATGCCGTCATGCGCCACGCTTACGAAGAGTCCGAGCTGCTCAAGTTGACCCGCCGCTACGTCACGCCCGGCCAGCGGTACCTCAAACTCGGTGGCAGCCTTCTCGGGATGAGTGGGCGCGAGCGCGCCAAGTTCACGCGGAAGTTGGGAAAGGCTGCCAGTGATATCAGCCTCCGGGCAGCCCGGCAGTCGGTTCCACGTGGAAGGGCCGTCCAGGAACGAGTTTGTGGGAGAGGCTGACAGCGTCGAAGCAGCCGTGGCGATGGTCGTTGACCGCTTGCCGCCGGGCTGTGGTCCCGCCGTCGTCAAGCGGGCGTGGCCACACTGCGACGTCGTCACCCCAGGAATGGACCACCGTTATGGTTGCTCTTCTGTCTTGACGGTGAACGGTCCGGTGGCGAGGGCTACACAAGGGGTGACGTCCGTTGTCTCGCCCGCCGCCACACCCGCCTCGCACAGCTGGCCGCCATTCTCGCGCAGGTCGAGGTAGAAGCGCGTGGTCTTGCCGTCCTGCTTGAGGCCGTGAATGCGTTCGTCGATGTAACCGAGGCTGTTCAGGGTCTTCCGGACCTTGGCGGGGGTGGGCTCCACGACTTTTTGCAGCGCCTCGATGATGCGCTGTTCGTGGTGGACGCTCGTGCACCCATCGTGCCGGTCCAACTCTGTCGCAGGCCCTGTGGGAGGGCCGGGTTCGATCGGGTCGGTTGGGGGCGTTTCCCCAGGGGCGAGACTCCGCACCGGCTCCGGACTGGTCGACTTTCCGGGCGGTGCCGGCGGGATCCCGTCGGACGGGGGACACGCCTGCGCGTACCTATCCAGCATTGCCGCGAACGCCTCCTGCTCGGGGGATGTCTGTGTGGGTCTCGCCTTGGAGGCGACGCTGCTGACCCGCTCACCCTGTGGGCCACTCCCCTTCAGCTCACTTCCGCAGCCGGTGATTGCCAGAGAGGCGAGAGCGGCGGCCGCGAGGCCGCGCCGGTGATGGGCGAATGCGCTGATGGAGGCACGGATGTGTGTCATATGCAGAGTCTCCGGTGACCACCGCTCGCCCTGCTTGAGTACGCGTACTTACCCACATGGGTACTCGACTTCAGCAGCCGACGGGTGTTCCGTGCTGCGAGGAAGTAGTGCCCCCGGGACCGGATCGCGTGTGGCACGGCGCCTGAAACGGCTAAGGGCCAGCCCGGGAGGAAACCCCTCCTGAGCTGGCCCTTCTCTCTGTGCCCCGGCAGGATTCGAACCTGCGACACCCGCTTTGGGAGAGCGGTGCTCGTGCCCGGCCCCTCATGACCACATGACCACCCCGCACATCATCGCTCCCCCTCTCACATCCCCCGCACCGCCCGAGCCACCCGCGACCCCGCCGCCGCCCTCGGCGCGCTGTCCGGACGGCGGCGGCGTGGGTGGACCGCGTTGGTGAGGAGGATGAGGTACGTGTCCGTCGCCGGGTCGAGAACGAGGGACGTGCCCGTGAAGCCCGTGTGGCCCGCCGCGCCGCGACCCGCCAGGTCGCCCATGAACCAGGGCTGGTCGAGGGAGAAGCCCAGGCCCGGCGGGGTGAAGAGGAGGTCGACGAAGTCGGGGCCGAGGATGCGGGCGGGGCCGTAGGAGCCGCCGGCGAGGAGGGCGCGGCAGAACACCGCGAGGTCCCGGCCTGTGGAGAACAGGCCCGCGTGGCCCGCCACGCCGCCCAGCGCCCAGGCGTTCTCGTCGTGCACCTCGCCCCGCAGCATCCCCCGGTCCGCCTTGGCCCACGGCCGCCGCTGGTCCTCCGTCGCCGCCGCCCCGGGGCACGGCCCGAACTCCGTCGCCGTCATGCCCAGCGGCCGGGTGATGCCGTCGCGGAAGAGGACGTCGAGCGTGCGGCCGGTGATGCGTTCCAGGACGTGCTGGAGGAGCAGCATGTTCAGGTCGGAGTAGCGGTACGTGCCCGGGACCGCGACCGGCGCCTCCGCCCGCAGTGCCGCCAGCCGCTCGGCGTCGTCGGCGCAGTCGTACAGCGGGAGTTCGGGCCGCAGCCCGGAGGTGTGGGTGAGCAGCTGCCGTACGGTGATGCCGTGCCGGGCGGCGGCCGTGAAGTCGGGCAGGTACGCCCCCACCCGCGCGTCGATGCCCAGGGTGCCGCGCTCGATCTGCTGCACGGCGGCCACGGCTGTGAACAGTTTGGTCAGGGACGCCAGGTCGAAGGGAGTGCCGACGGTCATCGGGACGCGGTCCTCGGCAGGCAGTTCCACACCGGCGTCGGTGTCCTCGTCGTAGGCCGAGTACCGCACGGCCCAGCCCGCCGCCTCCTCCACCGCGATCACCGGGCCGCGTCCGACGACCACGACCGCGCCCGGCGCCCAGGGGCGCTGCCCGGTGGTGAGGACGTGGACCTCCCGGACCAGGTGGCGCAGTTCCCCGGGGTCGAGTCCGGCCCGTTCCGGCGTGCCGTCGCGCAGTCTTGGTGCGCTCAGCTGTCTGCTCCCTCCGCGTTCACGCGCCTGCTGTCCGTCTTCCCGTCCGTCTGCCCGTCGGTCTTCCGTTCCGTCTTCCAGGGTCGGCACATTCCCACGAAGCAGGCCAGTGCCACCAGGGCGGCGGCCAGTTGGACGACGGCCATCGGGACGGCCGTGTCCTCCCCGGCGACGCCGACGAGCGGGGAGGCGATCGCGCCGATGAGGAAGGACGACGTGCCGAGCAGGGCGGACGCCGAGCCGGCGGCGTGCTTGGTACGCATCAGGGCGAGGGCCTGGGTGTTGGGCAGGGTGATGCCCATCGCGGACATCAGCACGAACAGCGCGACGGCGACGGGCGCGAGAGGGACCTCGCCGAACACCCCGAGGGACATCAGCAGCAGCGCGGTCGCGGCGGTGACGACGATCGACAGGCCGATCCCGAGGACGCGGTCCAGGCTGACCCGGCCGACGAGGACCTTGCCGTTGATCTGGCCGACGAGGACCAGCCCGACCGAGTTGACGCCGAACAGCAGGCTGAACGTCTGCGGGGAGGCGCCGTAGATCTCCTGGATGACGAACGGGGACGCCGAGATGTAGGCGAACAGGGCGGCGAAGGCGAAGCCGCCGGTGAGGGTGTAGCCGGCGAAGGAGCGGTCGGCGAGCAGGCCGCGCATCGCGCGCAGGGCCTCGCCGACGCCGCCGCTGTGGCGCTGAGCGGGCGGCAGGGTCTCGGGCAGCCTCGTCCAGACCAGGGCCCCGATGAGGATGCCGATGACCGTCAGGACGATGAACACGCCCCGCCAGTCCGTCACGCGCAGGACCTGCCCGCCGATGAGCGGCGCCACGATCGGGGCGACCCCGGAGATCAGCATGAGGGTGGAGAAGAAGCGGGCCATGGCCATGCCGTCGTACAGGTCGCGGACGACGGCCCGGGCGATGACGATGGCGGCCGCGCCCGCGAGGCCCTGCGCCAGCCGGAAGGCGACGAGGAGTTCGACGGTGGGCGCGAGAGCGCACAGGACGGTGGCGACGATGAAGACGCCGAGCCCGGCGAGGAGGGGGCGACGGCGTCCCCAGCGGTCACTCATCGGACCGACGACGAGCTGGCCGAGCGCCATGCCGGCCAGGCAGGTGGTGAGGGTGAGCTGGACGGTCGCGGCGGGCGACTGCAGGGAACGGGTGACCTCCGGCAGGGCCGGGAGGTACATGTCCATCGCCAGCGGAGGTACGGCGGTCAGGCTTCCGAGGAGGAAGGTGACGAGGAGCCCGGTGCGGCGGTGCGGTGTGAGGTCGGGCCGCTCCGTCCCGGCTGCGGCCCCCTGCGCGGTGTTCGGTATGGACGC
The genomic region above belongs to Streptomyces coeruleorubidus and contains:
- a CDS encoding multidrug effflux MFS transporter; translated protein: MPEGGASIPNTAQGAAAGTERPDLTPHRRTGLLVTFLLGSLTAVPPLAMDMYLPALPEVTRSLQSPAATVQLTLTTCLAGMALGQLVVGPMSDRWGRRRPLLAGLGVFIVATVLCALAPTVELLVAFRLAQGLAGAAAIVIARAVVRDLYDGMAMARFFSTLMLISGVAPIVAPLIGGQVLRVTDWRGVFIVLTVIGILIGALVWTRLPETLPPAQRHSGGVGEALRAMRGLLADRSFAGYTLTGGFAFAALFAYISASPFVIQEIYGASPQTFSLLFGVNSVGLVLVGQINGKVLVGRVSLDRVLGIGLSIVVTAATALLLMSLGVFGEVPLAPVAVALFVLMSAMGITLPNTQALALMRTKHAAGSASALLGTSSFLIGAIASPLVGVAGEDTAVPMAVVQLAAALVALACFVGMCRPWKTERKTDGQTDGKTDSRRVNAEGADS
- a CDS encoding serine hydrolase domain-containing protein; the protein is MRDGTPERAGLDPGELRHLVREVHVLTTGQRPWAPGAVVVVGRGPVIAVEEAAGWAVRYSAYDEDTDAGVELPAEDRVPMTVGTPFDLASLTKLFTAVAAVQQIERGTLGIDARVGAYLPDFTAAARHGITVRQLLTHTSGLRPELPLYDCADDAERLAALRAEAPVAVPGTYRYSDLNMLLLQHVLERITGRTLDVLFRDGITRPLGMTATEFGPCPGAAATEDQRRPWAKADRGMLRGEVHDENAWALGGVAGHAGLFSTGRDLAVFCRALLAGGSYGPARILGPDFVDLLFTPPGLGFSLDQPWFMGDLAGRGAAGHTGFTGTSLVLDPATDTYLILLTNAVHPRRRRPDSAPRAAAGSRVARAVRGM